From the Candidatus Eremiobacterota bacterium genome, the window TCGACGCGCGCGAGCTGCAGCGCGAGCGGATCCCAGTCGCGCGTGCGCAGGTCGAGCATCCCGGTCGCGGAGGCGATCCCGTGGTCGACGAGCCATTCGCCGGTCCAGCGGAAGACGACCAGCTCTTTGAGGCCGACGAAGCGTTTGGTCCGCGCGAACAGCTCGGGATCGTTCTCCGAGAGCCAGCGCAGCTTGGTGACCGGCAGCATCGGGTGCATCGGCGCGCCGGTGCGCGCGTAGAGCGCCGAGCCGTTGCCGTCCGCGCGCCAGCCGTCCGCGATCGCGTGCGCGCGCCGGTCCATCCAGGTGATCACGCGCGAGAGCGGCTCGCCGGCCTCGTCGACGCACAGCACGCCGTGCATCGCGCTCGAGAATCCGATCGCGCCGACCTCCTGGCCGCGCAGCCGCACGTCGGCGAGGACGCGCTCCAGCACGCGCATCGTCGCGGTGTAGACCGCGTCGGCGTTCTGCTCGACGAAGTCCGGGTGCGGCGTCTCCAGGCCGTAGAACTCCGAGCCGGCGGCGATCTCGCGCCCGCCCGTCGTCGTCGCGAGCACCTTCACGGCGCTCGTTCCCAAGTCGATCCCGACAACGACGTCGGGCGCGTTCGGCACGAAGGTCCTTTGCTAGCCGCGGACTCCGGCGCCGTCTCCGCCCGGTTCCGGAATCGGCTCGATCTTCCCGAGAATGAAGACGTACGCGATGATGCCGATCACCAGCACGACCGCGGCGGTGACGAAGGCGTTCGCGAACGAGCTGGTCCCCGCGACGATGTAGCCGGTGACGATCGGCGCCGCGATCCCCATCGCGTTGTTGAAGAAGTTCATGATCCCGCCGATCGAGCCCACTCCGCCGCGCGGCGCGATGAGCCCCGGAATCGACCAGCCGATCGGCGCGGTGCACGCCAGCCCCGTCAGCGCGATCGTGATCCACACGATCGCCACGTTCGGATCGGTCGTGTACGCGGCGCCGATGATCGTGAGCCCCATCAGCATCCCGATCACGATGATCGTCTTGCGCACGCGCGTCTGCTCGAAGCCGCGCTGCACGAGGTAGTCGACGAGCCAGCCGCCGACGATCAGGTCGGCGATCGCGGCGACGATCCACGGCACCATCGCGTAGGCGCCGGTCTTGAGAACGTCCATGTGATACGTCTTGACGAGATAGCCGGGCAGCCACGTCAGCAGCAGATAGAACGAGTAGCCGTAGGCGGCGAAACCGATCGTCAGCCCCCACACCTTGCGCTGCGTCAACAGATAGGCGAGCGCCCCGCCGACGCTGCCTGCGGTGGTGAGCCCTTCGGGCTGCGCGCCGCCCTCGCGAATGTACTCGCGCTCGGCGTGCGTGAGCCGCTTGTCCTCGCTCGGGTTCCGGTAGAACGCGTAGAACGCGATGAAGAACAGAAAGCTCAGGATCGCGGTGACGACGAACGTCGCGCGCCAGCCGTAGTAGTACAGGATCACCGAGACGAATGGAACCCCGATCCCGGTCGCGAGCTTGGCGGCCGAGTCGAAGATCGCGGTGGCGAACCCGCGCTCTTTGATCGGAAACCAGTAGCCGATCGCCTTCGCGTTGATCGGGAACGTCGGCGTCTCGGCGATGCCGAGCAGTAGCCGCGTGCCGAAGAGCGTCGCGAAGCCGTTCGCGAGCGCGGTCAAGCCCGAGGCGATCGCCCACAGCAGCGCCGTCGCCCGGCCGATCACGACGACGCCGTAGCGGTCGAGGAAGACCCCGATCGGGATCTGCAGCAGCGTGTACGTCCACGCGAAGGCGCTGAGCAGGTACCCGAACTGCACGTCGTCGACCCCGAACTCGGTGCGCAGCGAGGGTCCGGCGACGGTGAGGTTCACGCGGTCGAAGTAGTTGATCAGGACGCCGATCCCGAGCAGGACGGCGATCCCCCAGCGCAGGTTGGTGACGCGTTCGGCGGGGGCGATGATGCTGCGTTGCACGGTGCGGTTCTCCCCGGACGTTTTCGGGCCGTATTCCCCATCGGAGCGGGCGCGCTAAGAAAGATCGCCGCCGACGACGAAAAGCGGCTTTGGAATGAAACGCACGCCGCCCTGGGTCTTCGTGGCCGCCGTCGGGGTACAGCTCGCGGCGCTTGGTCTGTGCCTGCTGGCGATGGAGTGGCATCTGCACGTCCACGACGAGGAGGAGGCGCCGGACGAGCCGGCCGCCCCCGCGCCGTCCGAGCCGGAGCCCGAGGCGCGCCGGGAGGCGCTCTCGCCGGCCCCCGCCCCGGCCGTGAGCGAGATCGCGTTCGCGTACCGCCCGCCCGCGCCGCCGCGCGAGCCGGTGCCTGCGCCGGCCCACGAGCCCGCGCCGCCGCCGAACCGCGACTACGAGCCGGCCCCCGTGCCGGCGCCGCCGATGGCGGCGGACCGCGAGGAGCCGCAGCTGCGCCGCCCGATCGTCCGGGCCGTCGAGTCGTCGTCGGCGCCGCGGTTCGGGCCGCCGCCGGAGCGGGTCGCCGAGGAGGGCGACGCGCCGCGCTTCATCATGGAAGCCGCCGACGCGACGACGCAGATCGTGCGCGGCAGCGCCGGCGAGGGGAGCCTCGCCTTCGGTTTCTATCCTGACGGGAACATTCGGTTCGTGGACGTCGACGGCGGTCGCTACGCCGGCAAGGCCGAGAGCGCGCGGGCGCGGATGCGCGAGATCGACGGCATGCGCGCGTTCACGGTGCAGATCGGCGTGGGATCGGACCAGCGCTTGCAAGCGACGTTCACCGGCGGAACGCACGACGCCGAAACGATCGCCCTCGAGCCGCTGGTCGGCTGGAGCGTCGCGTGAACGTCCTCGACCGCCTCGACACCACGCTGCGCGTCGTCGGCGGTGCGCGCCTGGAGGGAAGCGTCGAGGTGCAGGGCGCCAAGAACGCCGCGCTCCCCATCATGGCGGCTGCGCTGCTCGCGCGCGGGAAGGTGACGCTGCGCCGCGTCCCGCGCATCACCGACGTCTCGGTGATGTGGTCGCTGCTCGAAGCGCTCGGCGCGCGGCTCTCGACGCAGGACCGCAACACGATCACGATCGACGCCGCCAACGTGAGCAAGGCGCGCGCGCCCTACACGCTGGTGCGCAAGCTCGCGGCGTCGTTCGATCTGTGCGGACCGCTGCTGGGGCGCTTCGGCCGGGCCGAGGTGCCGCTCCCCGGCGGCTGCGTGCTCGGCACGCGCGCGACCGACATGCACGAAGCGGCGTTTCGCGCGCTCGACGCCGACGTCGCCGTCGCGCACGGCTACTTGATCGCGAGCGCGCGCAACGGAAGGCTGCACGGCGGCGAGATCGAGTTTCGCATGCCCTCGGTCGGCGCGACGAAGAACGCGATGCTGGCCGCGGTCACCGCCGAAGGCGACACGGTCATTCACAACGCGGCGATGGAGCCGGAGGTCGTCGACCTGGCGAACTTCCTGGTCGCGATGGGCGCGAAGATCGCCGGTGCCGGCGGCGACACGATCCGCGTGACCGGCGTGTCGGAGCTGCACGGCGTCGAGTACGAGATCATCCCCGACCGCATCGCGTGCGGCACGCTCTTGCTCGCGGGCGCGATCACCCGCGGCGACGTGACGGTGAAGAAGACGCGCCCCGACGACGTGCTCGCGCTGCAGCTCGCGCTCGGCGAGTGCGGCGTCAAGGTGACGAGCGGCGAGGACTGGATCCGTGTCCAAGCCGAGACGGTAAAAGGCGGCACCGACGTGGTGACCGCGCCGCATCCGGGGTTCCCGACCGATCTGCAGCCGCAGATGCTCTCGTTCCTGTGCACCGCGCCCGGCGTGAGCGTCGTCGAGGAGTCGATCTTCAACGCGCGCTTCTCGTACGTCAACGAGCTGGTCCGCATGGGCGCCGACGTGCGCGTCGCGATGGACAACAACACCGCGCTGGTCAAGGGCGTCCCGAGCCTCTCCGGTGCCCCGGTCGAAGCGCCCGACATCCGCGCCGGCGCGGGCTTGGTGCTGGCCGGCCTCGCCGCCGCCGGCGAAACCGAGATCATCGGCCTGGAATACATCGACCGCGGCTACGAGCGCCTCGAAGAAACGCTCTCGGCCCTAGGCGGCCAAGTCCAGCGCGCCAGCGGCATCGTCCCCTTCAGCGAACCAACCGGCACCTTCGAGACGAGCGTCTACCCCAGCGTGTGACAGGCTCCCCAATAGCGATCCCTACGCAGCGGGTCTCCTCGGTAATAGTCCGTTTGAGATGAGCCGTCTATCCCAGCGTACCCGCCCAGCGACGGGCGCCGTCAAGCGATTTCGGCCGGAGGCGCTTCGTCGCGCCCTTCCTGACCCGCGCCGACAGCGGGTGCGATGCCGCGCGTGAAGAGCGGAATCCGGTTGATGTGCTGCTCCAGCGCCGCGATGAAGCGTTGCGGCAAGAGCTGTTGTTCATTGAGATGCGGCCACTCGGCCCGAATTCGGTCCACCATGTCGCGCGCGGAATTGAGGACGATGCCGCGCGGCACGCCGGCGCGGCGAGCGAACCGTTCTAGGCGGTCGTCCGAGATCTGGCTCCAATCTTTCGTTCGGGCGAGCGTCAGAGCCAGTTTGTCGTTCGGAACGTAGGCGATCGTTGAGACGTAGTCGTACGCGGGCGAAAGCTCCGGCGTGCGGCCATCCCGGTAGATCACGCTCCAGTTCTTCAAGTGCATGTCGGCATTGCCGATCGCAATTGAAAATACCAGCCGCCGGACGAATTCTGCCGCCTGCGCTTCGCCCATCGTCCTCCAGATGCCACCGAGCATATTGGCGTAGCTGACGTTCTCGTACTTTTGAGCGGGATACTGGTTGAAGACTTGCGCGAAGTCTTCGATGTGTATGCGCGTGTCTCCGTCGCGATCGAACCGTTTGATGTACATCGCCATGCCGAGGTCGCTCCGAACCTCAGGCGGCATATTTGCAATCTCCGCGGAGTTGACGAGGCCGATCTCGGGTACGTCGATGCCGACTCGTCGCGCGAAGGCAAGCATCGTGTATTCGTTCTCCGGAACGTTCGCGTAGGTAGCGGACGGCATTTTGACGATCCAGCGGCCGCCCTTGCCGTGCACGGGGATGGTCAGGCCGCCGTTCGCTTCGCGGATCGCGCTGAATTTGAGCTGCACGCCGGCTAGAGAGAACTTCAGCACTCGAGGGTCGTTCTCGACCTCGGGCGCCACGACGGCGTCGTCGTACGGCGGCGCAACGATACCGGCCGCATGCCGCGCGACCACTGCGCCGGGAAGATCCTCTCCAAGCAACCAGAGCAGAGGAAAGTCACGGGCGGGATTCACCTGAGCGCGCTCGGCCAGATACGTGCGAAGCTGTCCTTCAGGCAGAAGGTTTGCGAAGAACGGCGGAAGCCTCACCCGCGGCGGACGCGCGAGCGCGCTCAACTCTCCTTTGGCGTTGAGGAATCCGAGGCTGAGCATCGGGCGTTCGGCGTCCGCCAAGTACGCAGGATCGAAGACGAAGACGTTGTGATCGCTGCCGAGATTCGTTACGGAACCGGCTCGGTAATCGCCGACAAAGATGTCGAGAGCGTGCTGCATTCAGTCCGGGTCGGCAACAAAGAGCGGCCGCTCTTCGGGGGGAAGGGCCCGGCCGGTCAACGCGTTTACCGTGTCGACGAGCTCGGTGGGCACGAGCATGACTTCAAGAGACAGCGCCCGCGCGATGTCTTGCAGCGTGCTGAACCGCGGATCGGACTTGCCTCGTTCGATCTTCGAATAGTTGTTCTGAAGCACGCCGCTCCGCTTGGCCACGTCGTGCTGGGTCATCCCCAGCCCTTGACGGCGGGATCGCAACGGCTTAGATACAGTAGTATCTATCACACCCATAATATATCGAAAACGATATAGAATGTCCAGGCACGCCGTGGACGGTCCACGTCGCAGCCGAATGAGGGCAAGGTGGGGATGCTTGGCTGCTGCTCTTTTCTCTGCGGGCTCGCTTGCCGTGGCGTCAGCGCTACCTCTCGCGGGCGGCAATCATGGCAATCTCGACGCTGCAGCCGGGGCGGGCGAGCTTGCTTTCAACGCAGGCGCGGACCGGCGGGTTCTCCTTGTCGACCCAGGCGTCCCAAACCGAGTTCAATTCGTCGAATGCCGTGATGTCGGCGAGCCAGATCTGCGCCGCGAGAATGTGCGACTTGTCGCTGCCGGCTTCGGCGAGGAGCGCTTCGAGCTGCGCCAGGATGTCGCGCGTTTGGCCGGCGACGCCGGCGGACGGATCGCTCGCGAGGTGGCCGTTGGTGTAGATCGTGTCGCCGTGGATGACGGCGCGGCTCATGCGCGGGCCGCGGTGCAGGCGCTCGATGGTCGTCGTCAATTCGTTTCTCCGTTCGAAAGTTAGCGGGTGAAGTCCACGGCGGCGCTGTTGCCGCCGCTGACGAGAACGCACACGCGCTCGCCGCGCGCGGGCACGTATGCGCGCGAAAGCAGCGCGGCAAAGGCCGCGGCGCCGCCCGGCTCGGCGACGATCGTCAGCGCGCGCCACAGCGTTTCCTGCGCTGCGCGAATTGCCTCGTCGTCGACCAAGACCACGCGTTCGACGTAGCTCTGCGCGTACGGCAGCATCAGCTCGCCGACGCGGCGCGGCGCGAGCGAGTCGGCGGCGATGGTGTCGGTCGGCGCGTCGACGGGACGTCCCGCTTCGAGCGCGCGCGTCAGCGTCGGCGCGCCGTGCGGCTCGACGCCGACGACGCGCACGCGGCCCGCGTACCAGGCGGCGATCCCGCCGATCAAACCGCCGCCGCCGACCGCGACCAGCAGCGTGTCGATCTCCGGCAGCTGCTCCTCAAGCTCCGCGGCGAGCGTGCCGGTGCCGAGCAGCGTCTCGCGCGCGTCGAACGCGTGCACCGAGAGCGCACCCGATGCGGCGATCGTCGCTTCGCACGCGGCGAGCGCGTCGGCGTAGCGGTCGCCGGCGATCTCGAGCCGCGCGCCGTACGCGCGGATGCGGTCGAGCTTCGCCGGCGGCGAGATGCTCGGCACGAAGATGGTCGCCGGGACGCGGCGCTTCATCGCGGCGTACGCGACCGCGGCGCCGTGGTTGCCGCCCGACGCCGCGACGACGCCCGCCGGCGGAACCTCGCGCAACAGCAGGTTCGCGAAGGCCCCGCGCGTCTTGAACGAGCCGGCGTGCTGGAGCAGCTCCAGCTTCGCGAACAGCGCAATGCTCGGATCGAGACCGACCTCCGTCGGGTCGAGCGGGAGGACCGGCGTGCGGCGCACGTACGGCGAGATCAGCCGCGCCGTCTCGGTGATTGCCTGGCGGTCGCCCTTCGACGGGCTCAGGGTGACAGGGTCGGTGGTCGGCATCGCGCTTGACATGATAGGAGGAAATTAGCAAAATGGCAATATGCCGATAGACCTGGCGCTGCGGGCGCTGGCGAACGAGCGCCGGCGCCAGATTCTCGCCTGGCTGAAGGACCCGCGCGAGCACTTTCCGCCGCAGGTCGACGGCGATCTGGTCGACGACGGCGTCTGCGGCGTGTTGATCGCGCGCAAGCTCGGGGTGAGCCAGCCGACGGTGAGCGAGCACCTCAAGGTTCTCTCGCACGCGGGGCTGCTGCGCGCCAAGCGGATCAAGCAGTGGACGTTCTACCGGCGCGACGAAGCGCGGATCGCCGAGATCAAGCAAGCGATCTCGGAGACCGTCTGAGGATTTCCCTCGCGGGGCCCGAACGCAGGGGGGTCGTTTTCAAAGCGGCTTCGTCGCACGTGCGCCGCGGCCCACGCTGGGAGTCATCATCATCGATATCGGGATCGACCTCGGAACCGCCAACGTCCTCGTCTACGTCCGTGGCAAAGGGATCGTGTTGCGCGAACCGTCCGTCGTCGCCAAAGACGTGCGGACGAACAAGACGCTCGCCGTCGGCGAAGAAGCGCGGCTGATGCTCGGCAAGACGCCGAGCAACATCCAGGCGATCCGCCCGCTGCGCGACGGCGTCATCGCGGACTTCGAAGTGACCGAAGCGATGCTCGGCTACTTCATCAAGAAAGTCACGCGGCAACGCTCGTTCTGGAGCACGCTGTTCCGCCCCAAGCCCTCGGTGGTGATCTGCGTTCCGGCCGAGATCACGTCGGTCGAGGAACGCGCGGTGCGCGACGCGGCGAAGCTCGCCGGCGCCAAGTCGGTCGACATCATCGAGGAGCCCATGGCGGCCGCGATCGGCGCGGGGCTGCCGATCGACGGGCCGTCGGGGAACATGGTCGTCGACATCGGCGGCGGCACGACCGACGTGGCGGTGATCTCGCTCGGCGGGATCGTCGTCTCGCAGTCGATCCGCGTCGCCGGGAACAAGCTCGACGAAGCGATCATCCGCCACATCCGGCGCGTCTACAACCTGATGATCGGCGAGCGCACCGCGGAAGAGATCAAGATCAAGATCGGCTCGGCGTATCGCTTGGAGCAGGAGCTCGCCATGGAGATCCGCGGCCGCGACCTCATCAACGGGCTCCCCAAGACGGTGAAGATCACCTCCGAGGAAGTGCGCGAGGCGCTCTCCGAGCCGGTGCAGGCGATCGTCGAAGCCGTCAAGGCCGTGCTCGAGAAGACACCGCCCGAGCTGGCGGCCGACATCATCGACCGCGGCGTCATCCTGACCGGCGGCGGCGCGCTGCTGCGCGGTCTCGACACGCTGTTGGGTGAGGTCACAGGAATCCCCGTTATCGTGGCGGAGGACCCCATGTCGTGCGTCGCCATCGGGACCGGGCAGCGCGTCGGTTTCGCCGGCGCGATGAGCGGCTGAGCGGGCCCCGCCGAACCGCCGAGCCTGCCCCTTCGTTTCTAAGGAATAGGATGACGAGCGGTACGCCAAGGGCCCTAGTTTTCACGCTCGGCAGCGTGCCGCTGCTCGCGGCCGCGCTTGCGCTGCTGTGCACCGGGACGTCGGCGGCGGAGAACGCGACGGCCGACTTGAACACGCCCGCGTACCACATCGTCACCGACGCCGCGCACACGAACCTGAACACCGGCGACTTCGAGATGCCGCACAAGGTGCACCTCACGCGACCCGGCACCGACGCGGTCGCCGACAGCGCGCACGGCAACTCGAAGCTCGGGACCGCGTCGCTGATCGGCAACGTCGTCGTCCACGACAGCGGGAACGCGCCCGAAGCGGGCGCCCAAAACGGCTACAACGGCAGCGGTCCGGCGACGCTGCTCTGCGATCAGCTCGAGATCGACTCGAAGGCGAAGCTCTACACCGCGACCGGCCACGTGCACTTCAGCCAAGGAACGCGCAGCGGCACCGCCGACAAAGCAATCCTCAACCGCGCCAGCGGGATGCTGCACCTCGAAGGCAGCGTTCACCTCAGCGACAACGGCTCGACGCTGAGCGGCGACTCGGTCGATTACAATCTCAACACGAAGGACGCCGAGGTCCACGGCAACCCGGCGGTGATGTCGCAGCCGGCGAACCAGCCCGCGCAGCCGGCGAAGTCGCAGCCGCCGAAAACTTCGCCGAACCCCAAGTCACCGCCGCCGAAGACGAAGCTGAAACCGGCGCCGACGCGAAAGCCGTAGCGCCGATGCGAACGCGCGCGCGCACCGCGCTCGCCGGAGTCTCGCTCGCGCTGAGCGTGGCCTTCTGCGCGGCCGCTCCGTCCGCGCCGCCCTCG encodes:
- a CDS encoding helix-turn-helix transcriptional regulator — translated: MTQHDVAKRSGVLQNNYSKIERGKSDPRFSTLQDIARALSLEVMLVPTELVDTVNALTGRALPPEERPLFVADPD
- a CDS encoding HipA domain-containing protein — protein: MQHALDIFVGDYRAGSVTNLGSDHNVFVFDPAYLADAERPMLSLGFLNAKGELSALARPPRVRLPPFFANLLPEGQLRTYLAERAQVNPARDFPLLWLLGEDLPGAVVARHAAGIVAPPYDDAVVAPEVENDPRVLKFSLAGVQLKFSAIREANGGLTIPVHGKGGRWIVKMPSATYANVPENEYTMLAFARRVGIDVPEIGLVNSAEIANMPPEVRSDLGMAMYIKRFDRDGDTRIHIEDFAQVFNQYPAQKYENVSYANMLGGIWRTMGEAQAAEFVRRLVFSIAIGNADMHLKNWSVIYRDGRTPELSPAYDYVSTIAYVPNDKLALTLARTKDWSQISDDRLERFARRAGVPRGIVLNSARDMVDRIRAEWPHLNEQQLLPQRFIAALEQHINRIPLFTRGIAPAVGAGQEGRDEAPPAEIA
- a CDS encoding MFS transporter; translation: MAPAERVTNLRWGIAVLLGIGVLINYFDRVNLTVAGPSLRTEFGVDDVQFGYLLSAFAWTYTLLQIPIGVFLDRYGVVVIGRATALLWAIASGLTALANGFATLFGTRLLLGIAETPTFPINAKAIGYWFPIKERGFATAIFDSAAKLATGIGVPFVSVILYYYGWRATFVVTAILSFLFFIAFYAFYRNPSEDKRLTHAEREYIREGGAQPEGLTTAGSVGGALAYLLTQRKVWGLTIGFAAYGYSFYLLLTWLPGYLVKTYHMDVLKTGAYAMVPWIVAAIADLIVGGWLVDYLVQRGFEQTRVRKTIIVIGMLMGLTIIGAAYTTDPNVAIVWITIALTGLACTAPIGWSIPGLIAPRGGVGSIGGIMNFFNNAMGIAAPIVTGYIVAGTSSFANAFVTAAVVLVIGIIAYVFILGKIEPIPEPGGDGAGVRG
- a CDS encoding rod shape-determining protein, whose protein sequence is MGVIIIDIGIDLGTANVLVYVRGKGIVLREPSVVAKDVRTNKTLAVGEEARLMLGKTPSNIQAIRPLRDGVIADFEVTEAMLGYFIKKVTRQRSFWSTLFRPKPSVVICVPAEITSVEERAVRDAAKLAGAKSVDIIEEPMAAAIGAGLPIDGPSGNMVVDIGGGTTDVAVISLGGIVVSQSIRVAGNKLDEAIIRHIRRVYNLMIGERTAEEIKIKIGSAYRLEQELAMEIRGRDLINGLPKTVKITSEEVREALSEPVQAIVEAVKAVLEKTPPELAADIIDRGVILTGGGALLRGLDTLLGEVTGIPVIVAEDPMSCVAIGTGQRVGFAGAMSG
- a CDS encoding winged helix-turn-helix transcriptional regulator, yielding MPIDLALRALANERRRQILAWLKDPREHFPPQVDGDLVDDGVCGVLIARKLGVSQPTVSEHLKVLSHAGLLRAKRIKQWTFYRRDEARIAEIKQAISETV
- a CDS encoding RidA family protein, with product MSRAVIHGDTIYTNGHLASDPSAGVAGQTRDILAQLEALLAEAGSDKSHILAAQIWLADITAFDELNSVWDAWVDKENPPVRACVESKLARPGCSVEIAMIAARER
- the murA gene encoding UDP-N-acetylglucosamine 1-carboxyvinyltransferase produces the protein MNVLDRLDTTLRVVGGARLEGSVEVQGAKNAALPIMAAALLARGKVTLRRVPRITDVSVMWSLLEALGARLSTQDRNTITIDAANVSKARAPYTLVRKLAASFDLCGPLLGRFGRAEVPLPGGCVLGTRATDMHEAAFRALDADVAVAHGYLIASARNGRLHGGEIEFRMPSVGATKNAMLAAVTAEGDTVIHNAAMEPEVVDLANFLVAMGAKIAGAGGDTIRVTGVSELHGVEYEIIPDRIACGTLLLAGAITRGDVTVKKTRPDDVLALQLALGECGVKVTSGEDWIRVQAETVKGGTDVVTAPHPGFPTDLQPQMLSFLCTAPGVSVVEESIFNARFSYVNELVRMGADVRVAMDNNTALVKGVPSLSGAPVEAPDIRAGAGLVLAGLAAAGETEIIGLEYIDRGYERLEETLSALGGQVQRASGIVPFSEPTGTFETSVYPSV
- a CDS encoding threonine/serine dehydratase; the protein is MPTTDPVTLSPSKGDRQAITETARLISPYVRRTPVLPLDPTEVGLDPSIALFAKLELLQHAGSFKTRGAFANLLLREVPPAGVVAASGGNHGAAVAYAAMKRRVPATIFVPSISPPAKLDRIRAYGARLEIAGDRYADALAACEATIAASGALSVHAFDARETLLGTGTLAAELEEQLPEIDTLLVAVGGGGLIGGIAAWYAGRVRVVGVEPHGAPTLTRALEAGRPVDAPTDTIAADSLAPRRVGELMLPYAQSYVERVVLVDDEAIRAAQETLWRALTIVAEPGGAAAFAALLSRAYVPARGERVCVLVSGGNSAAVDFTR